In Candidatus Planktophila versatilis, the genomic window TGCGCGAGCAAAACCAGTTGCCATAAAGCCTGCAGTGGAACCTTCTTCACCTGATCGTTCGCTATCAACAACACACCACCAGCGACCATCTTCGCGCTGAAGTTTAATCATAGAATAAATCAGTTTCGTTGAAGCATCTTCAATTTTCTTGCGTCCCGGATGATTGAGTGAAATGTTCTTCAGCACATCCATCATTCCGAGTAAGGCCCATCCTTGGCCACGACCCCAACCTGGCGCCCAAGTTCCTTCGACGCCATTCATAAAGAAGTGATCAAAAATCCCATTTTCTTTTTGTAGCGCATCAATATATGCGTGCGCCTGTTCGACTCCAACGGTAACCAAATCTTCTCTACCTGTTTCTTTACCAAGTGCGGTGAAAAATGGTGGATCAAAGTGAAGACAGTCGATGCATGTTCCCCCTGGTGGGTTTGCCAGCCACTTTGCTTCATTTGTTGGAAGCTCTTCCCCGCCATATGGTGGAATCAAACAGAGTGATTCCCAGGTGTCATAAATTCCACGGTCTTTTGTGCGGCTCATTAGATATGCAGCTAATAGATTGAGTGAATCGATAATCGCTTTATCTTTTGTCTCATGAGCGATTTCCACCATTGCAACACCGGGTGCTGTGCAATCAAGGCGTCGAAATGGTTCTGGTCGGCTTGCCCAGGCGCGAATCCAGCCATTTGCAAATGAAAAATAAGTGGGATCCTTGAGTAATCGGCCTGCTTCCAGAATTCCCTCAAATCCTGTGGAATCGCCAAAATTCCAACTCTTGTACGGCATTGCAAGCAGAGACTTGCCTACCTTTTCTAGAAGTAGAAGTCTTTCTTCTCGCGATGGGAGTGCGGGTGCCTGAGTCATCTATTTACCGTCCCTTAAATTCTGGTTTACGTTTTTCTGCAAAAGCTCTTTGGCCTTCAGCTGCATCTTCAGTTGTCATGCAGTATGCAAAAGAATCATTTTCGTAGAGCAGTCCGGTTTCTAGCGGAATGCTTTGTGAGATTCGCACCATGTGCTTGGTCATTTGCGCCGCGATAGGAGCTTTCTCAGCGATAGATTCCGCAATAACAATGGCGCGATTAAGCACTTCTTCTCTGGGTACTAACTCTTGGATCAAACCCATGCGAAGTGCATCAGCTGCCAAGACGGGTTCTCCGTGCAATAGAAAGAGCGAGGCATTTCCAGGACCCACTCTGTGTGAGAGCAATTGAGTCTGGCCGGAACCACCATGCCAACCCCATCTAATCTCACCTGCTAAAAACTTTGCATCAGGAGAAGCCACGCAAATATCTGAAGCACATGCCATTTCAAGTCCGCCACCAATTACCCAGCCGTGAAGAGATGCAACGACAGGTTTCTTGATAAGCCAGATTGCACGGGCATAATCAAGATTACGATCAAAGCGATTGCGATATTCCCAATTACTTCCATATTCGCCTAAATCAGTGAGGTCGCTGCCAGCACAAAAACCTTTCTCGCCTTTGCCATAAAGAAGTACAGAGCGAATTTCTAAGTTGTTATTAATCTCGTAGATGTAGCTATTCATCTGCTCATCCATAGTCACGGTCATCGCATTTATCTTCTCGGGGCGATTAAGAATGAGATGGGCAACTTTTCCATGAACTTCAAAATCGACCTGTCCTGTAAGTGGTGTAGCCATTTCTTACTCCTTCACTGTTCCGACGGCGCCAGACTTAATGAGCTCTTCAACCTTCGTGGCCGGCATTCCAAGAAGATCAATCAAAATTTCCTTCGTATGTTCACCTAAAGCAGGTGCACCGCGGCGAATAGTTGGTGGAGTATCAGAAAGACGCACCGGAGGGCGTACGGTTTTTGCACTTCCACCCCGCAGCTGCGGTTGTTCCCAGATGTACTTTGTTTCAATAATATGTGGATCTTTCACAAGAGCTTCGTAGTCATACACCGGCCCACACCATGCTCCGACTCGATCACAGATTTCAATCCACTCAGCAGTAGTCTTCTCTTGGAAACTATGTCGAATTAGCTTATAAATCTCATCACGATGTTTATGTCCGTCGTTGTAGTGCGTCAAGGTTCGCAGGAAATCATTATCCAGAACTTCGCCCAGAATTGAGAGCGGCACCATGGCCAAAGTTAGCCAAGCATCTTTTGTTTTATACACGCCATATGGTGCTGGAATTGAGGCATGCGCACTCCGTTCTTCCATACGAGTTGGCATACGATCTGTATTTAAGAAAGTCACAATCTCTTGAAGCTGACAATCCATCACGACTGACAACATATCGATTTCAACGTGTTGACCAGTGCCAGTCTGATGGCGTGATTCAATTGCGGCAAGAATTCCTATAACTGCCTGATATCCAGTCATCACGTCAGCGCCCCAGAGCGCACTCGGAGTTGGGTCATCACCTAGCGCTCCAACGCTAAACATCGAACCGCTATAGCCCTGAACAATGAGGTCTTGCCCTGGGCGATCTCGATAAGGCCCAAAAGATCCGTAACCCGAAATAGAACAGTAAACAATTTTGGGGTTTATCTTCTTAAGGTCCGCGTAACCAATTCCCAGGCGGTCTGCAGTTCCAAATCTAAAGTTTTGCAAGAAGACATCAGATTTCTTCACTAGCTCATAGAGAACTTCTTTTCCTTCTGCACTCTTAAGATCGATTGAAAGCGATCTCTTATTGCGATTGACTGCAAGAAATGTGGTCATCTCGCCATTACTCTGTCGATCTTCGAATCCGCGAGTTCTATTAAATTCACCATTAACAGGCGGCTCAATTTTTATTACATCAGCGCCAAGGTCACCGAGTCGAGTTCCGGCAATGGGTCCTGCCAACATCTGTGTTGCATCGATTACGCGCAGGTTATCTAGGGCGCCTTTAGCTGAATTCATGGATAGATACTTTCTTATGAAGAATTCAATGTCAACGAAATTTCGCTGCCATCTACCGGGTTATTGCCTTGCTGAACTGGGGTTTTATCCCATTTATGCAAATCGGCAGCTCAGGCCGCCGTCAACGATCCAATCTGCCCCGTTCACAAATGAGGCATCATCGGAGAGAAGGAAGGTAACAACCTTTGCGATCTCTGATGTCTGTGCCATGCGAGCCATTGGTTGCACCGCCATTGATTCGGCCTTCTTTTCAGGCAGCATTTCAAACCACGACAGCAGTAACGGGGTGAGGGTGTACCCAGGTGAGACCGCATTGGTGCGGATCTGGTGGATGCCTTCATCAAGTGCCAAGTTGCGGGTCAAACCAATGACGCCTGACTTTGCAGCTGCATATGGGAAATACTTTGGGTAGGTCATGCGCGCATGGATTGATGCAATATTAACAATCGCACCCTTCTTAGCTGCTCGCATTGAAGGTAATACTAATTTTGCAGTATGCCAGACGCTCTTTAAATCTACATCAAAGAATTTGTTCCACTCTTCATCGGTCATTTCAACTGCATCTGCATTTGAATTCACACCTGCGTTATTGACTAAGCCTGTAATTGGACCGAGCTCTTTTACAATCGCATCATGGGCCGTCTTAAGTGAATCAAACTTACCCACATCTGCTTGATGGAACATCACTTTAAATCCTTGCGCCGTCAATTCGGCTGCATAGGCTTCACCGGCTGGGACTACGATGTCACAGAACGAGACTCGAGCTCCTTGTTGAACAGCATCTAAAACAATTGCTGCACCAATTCCAGATGCTCCACCTGTGACAAAAACATGTTCATTTTGAAGTTTCATTTCTTTCACCAATCTGCTACTGAGCCGTCGTTGTGGAACCATTGAACCGGAATACCCGATACAAATGGGTGTTTCGCTGCTTCTTTTTCATCCATCTCAACGCCGATTCCCGGTGCAGTCGGTGGATAAATATGACCATCTTTGATTTCTGGGACGCCAGAAAATACTTCTGAACGCCAAGAAACATCCGAGCGCATCACTTCTTGAATGAGGAAGTTCGGTGTAGTCAGGCCAAGATGTACGTTGACCATAGTTGCAATAGGGCCAAGTGGGTTATGTGGCGCCATCGTAACTCCGTATGTGTCACAGAGCGCTGAAATCTTTCGTAGCTCTGTAATGCCACCTGCATGACACACATCCGGTTGAGCGACATCAATAAGACCATCCTCGAGGAGCGGCAGGAAATCCTCACGGTGAAGCAGGCGTTCACCTGTGGCAAGCGGAACAGTGATCTTTGCTCGAGCCCGCTTCAGCGCTTCATGTTGATCGGGTGGAACAATTTCTTCGAGAAAGAGTGGCTTATAAGGAGCTAAAACCTCAGCGAATTGAATCGCCATCGCGGCAGTTGTTCGTCCGTGGAAATCAATCATGATGTCTACATCTGGTCCAGCAGCACGTCTGGCTGATTCCATCAACTCTCCTGCATGGCGAAGTTTTTGTGCATCTCCAAGCGGTGCCGATTGCGGAACCGCAAGAATTTTCACTGCGGTAAATCCATCTTTGATGCTCTGCTTCATCTTATCTTCAAAGGAAGAGACACTGTCAGAGTTATAAACGGCATCAGAATTTCCACCACCAAGGTGGTCATACATGCGTACTCGATCTCGGGCTAAGCCACCAAGAATGCGCCACAGTGGAACGTTTAAATCTTTTGCCGAAATATCCCATAGCGCTTGATCAATTCCGCTTATTGCAGACATTGTCACGGCTCCACCTTTAAAAAATGGGTGCCGGTAAAGAATCTGCCAATTGCGCTCGATTTCACGTGGGTCGCGGCCGACAAGTAGCGGCGCTAAATCTTCTACCGCACCAACGACCGCTTGTGTTTGAAACTCCAGAGTAGCTTCACCAATTCCAATAAGTCCTGCGACATCTGTATATACCCGGACAACAACCCAATTGCGCATCTTGGCATTGACGACAGTTGTTGTTATTTTAGTTATCTTCATTTTTTACCCGATTTCACTCTCTTAATTTCAGCGATGAAAGCTGCAACCCTTGTAGGAATTTCTGGAATTCCGCCACCTAGTAAAGGTCCCCCGACTCCGAAGCCTAAAACACCTGCAGCAAACCAATCCTTAATGTTTTCTACACTTACTCCACCGGTAGCCAACCATTTGGCTTCTGGGAATGGATCTCGAACCGCCTTCAAATAGGCGGGGCCAAAGTGTGAGGCTGGAAAGAGTTTCAAAACTTTCGCACCAGCCTGCAGCGCACGAGCCACATCGGTAGGCGTGGCAACACCTGGAACTGATAGAAGGTTGAGATCAAGAGTCTTCTTAATGACTGCAGCATCTGTATGTGGTGAGAGAACAAATGTAGCTCCCGCCTTCTTTGCGCTAATGACATGTGCAGGGCTCATAGCTGTTCCAACTCCAACTGTGATTCCCTTGATGGCTGAGAATTCTTCAATCAGATCAAAGACATCGGGTGTTGTTGTCGTAAATTCAAAAGAGGTAATGCCTGCACTATGTAAGGCATGCGCCGCGCTCCTGCCTTCAGCCGATGTCTTAGTACGAATAATGGCAACTATAGAACTCTTCTCAAATTCCTCTAGTGCGCTCATGAACTCTTTACCAATCTCTGAGAGATGACACCTGATGTGCCAAATGGAAGACCTGTCCAGTCCCCCAAGTGTGATGCAACGAGTGCGCCACATGTACTTCCTTGCAAAATTGATTCTCGCATTGAAAGTCCACCTAAAATTCCAGAAATCGTACCTCCCACAAAAGCATCCCCAGAACCAACAGGATCCACAGTTTCTACAACTTCTGGGGATATGTCGAACCTTTCGCCATTGTGCAGCACGCGCATTTTCTGATCACCCGCAGTCATGATTGCTGTTTTTGCACCCGCAGCACCAGCTAGTCGAAGATTTTCTTCCGGGTCGCTACTTCCCCAGACCACGGCGTATTCGTCCACGCCACCGATAACGAGTTCAACATCATGAATGAGTGAATGAAGTGCCTGAGCAGCCTGCGATTCACTCCATAGTTTGCGGCGCAGATTGATATCAAAGCTAATTGGAATGTTGTTTTTGCGGGCTAAATCCATTGCCTTTGCAACTGCGCCAGCAGAACTTTCCGAGATTGCAACAGATATTCCAGTCATATGCACCCATCGAGCAGAGGCAATCTCTTCCTCTTTGATATCTGCCACAGAGATTGTTGAGCCGGCAGATGATTTACGAAGGTAGGTCACATCTATCGGATTCTCTTTGCCACGATTACGCACCAGTGCAGGGGTATAAGACTCAACGGTTTTAATCCCATCAAGACTCAGTCCCTCACTTTTCAGTTTCGCAAGAATATTCTTTCCCAGCTGATCGGCTCCGAGCCGCGAAATCAAAGTTGCACGCAGCCCAAGGCGCGTCACCGCAACTGCAACATTTACTTCGGCGCCGGCAACAGATAACTCAAATTTTGCCGCTGTCGCTACGTCATCAGTATCAGTTGCAAGAAAGAGCCCCATCATTTCGCCCAGGGTATAGAGATCAGACATTTGTCTGCACCTCTTCAACAAGTGCGAGCATTTCTTCAATCTCTCTTAACGTATCTACATCAAGTGACACGGTCGGATTCCGACAGTAGTTCGTCTCAATAATTCCACGCTTAAAAAGAACATCTTTCTCAGCAGCGATAAGTAAATCGAGATTTGATATCCATCGAGCGATATGCGGGATAAACCTATCTAGCCGTGAATCAAACTCCTTGTGATCACCTGCGAGCAATGCTCGCTCTGCCCAGAGATACAGATCAGTGAGACCACACCCCGGCTGAAGTCCGTCAGCACCTGCGGCAACTCCCTCTTTCCAAAAGATTCCACCCCAGCCAATAAGAGTTCTGACTCGACCGTTAGTTAAGGAATTAACAGTCTTGATTGATTCTGTAGGTGGATTCGCTTCACATTTGATAATTTGCAGATTCTCATATTTATTTGCAAGATTCACAAGCCCTGAAACATCAGCCATTCCACCGGCTTGCGGAAGGTGTTGAATTACCACTGGAATTTTGACCGACTTCAAAATAGATTCAAGATGAAAATCTATTTGCGCAGCAGTTGGCGCAAAGAATGTCGGTGGCAAAATATTGATGTAATCGACACCCATTGCTTCATAGTCTTTTGCTCGAATTACTGCCAGCTCTGATGAGTGATCTGCCACCGTGGTAATGATCTTCAGATCTGAGCCAGCACGTTCGGTCAGCAGGATATCCAAGAGTTGATAACGCTCTGGGTCGGAGAGTTTTATATTCTCACTTGCCACCCCGAAGAACAGAGTGGATTTCGTTCCGATCTCGATAATCCAACGGCAGAGCGCGCGAAAGCTTTCGTAATCGACTTCACCTTTTGTTGTGAAAGGAACAGATAAAACCGGGCAAACGCCTTTGATGCTCACCCGGTCTTATCCTAATTACTAGCGCTTGATTTTCTTAGAAATAACTGCCTGCATAATCACGGATAAAATGATTACTAGCCCAAAGAATACTTGGGTGTAAAAGGCGTTGATTCCAGAGGCAACAATTCCGGCATTGATAGCTCCGATAATGAATGAGCCAACAAATGTGCCAGTGACGGTTCCGATGCCACCGAATACAGAGGTGCCACCCAAGAACACTGATGCAATTGAGTTCATCAGAAGTCCTTCGCCTAGTGTTGGCCAGAAGTATGAAACCTCAAAGGATGCGACTAAGCCGGCAAAGGCCGCGAAGAATCCCATGATTGCAAAGGTACGTCTCTTCACTTGGTTGACATTCACACCCATCAATTGGGCAGATGTTTTATTGTCGCCAGTTAAGAAAACATGCGCACCAAATTGAGTTCTATTGAGTACAAACCACAAAATGATTGTGGCTAGGACTGCCCACCAAAATTGATTTGCGATACCGAAAAAGGATCTACCTACAAGAAGGTTAGAGACGCCGGCTAGCTCCTTATCTGTAAGGCCAACTCCGGAGCCGTTCATCCAAGCAAGTTCGATTCCGCGGAATAGAAATCCAGTACCAATAGTGATTACAAGTGACGGAATAGCAAAGTAAGTTACTAGCCAGCCATTGAAGTATCCAGAGAGAGTTCCGGCAATCAGTGCCCCTGCAAAGCCCAGCCAAATATTTCCCGTTCCTTGGTAAATTTTGGCAAATGTTGCTGTGGAGAGCGCCATCACGGCAGGGAAAGAAAGATCAATCTCTCCGGTAATAACAATAAGTGTTAGTGGAATTGCCATCAGGGCAAAGAGTGGAGTACTCGAAGCGAAGGCCAAATAAATATCTTTAGAAGTAAATGCTTCGGAGGCTGTGACCACAAAAACGAGCCACATCGCAATTCCAACTCCCCAGATACCAAATTGCATTCCAAATCTGCGCCAAAATGATGGCGGACGGGCTGCGTTGTTCTTTACCTTTGAATCAGTTCTTTCGCTCATAATCTCATTACTCCTTTATTGACCCGGTGCGAGCAACTCGATACATGCTCTCGATTAACTCATCCATTGTAATTTCACTCTTTTTATAGTTGCCGGCCACTTTGCCGCGATCGAGCACAATCATCCGGTCAACAGCCGGGTAGATATGGAAAATGTTGTGGTCAATAAAGATTGCCGAACGACCAGATTTCTTGATGTTTTGAACAAAATCTAGCGTCTTCTTAGTTTCTGATAGAGACAAGCCTACTGTTGGCTCATCCAAAATCACGAGCTCGGCATCAAAATAAAGGGCTCTTGTGATTGCCACTCCTTGTTTTTCACCGCCGGACATAGTTAAGACTGCATTATCAGGATGCACTGCCGTTGATGTGAAACCCATGTGTTCGCTCATGAGGCGGGTTGCTTCGCTTCTCATTTTCTTAACGTCTAATCGACCAAATTTAGTTTTAATCTCTCTACCCATGAACATATTGCGCCAGATAGGTTGTAGTTCACAGAGTGCGCGCTCTTGGTAGATTGTTTCAATTCCCAGGTCACGGGCCTTAGCCACGCTCCAGTCGGTTATCTTCTCGCCCTTAAACCAAATCTCGCCGCCTTCATCTGGCTTGTGGAAACCCATAATTGTCTTAACTAGGGTTGATTTGCCAGCGCCATTATCGCCAAGTAGGCCAACAATCTCGCCAGGATAAATTTCTAGATCAACTCCAGATAGAGAGCGAACCTCGCCAAATGTTTTTGAAACATTTTTCAATTGAATTACTGGTGCACTACCGGACATATGTCTGAACCCCTTCGAAAAGGTGTGTCGGTTGGGAATTACCTTCCCAACCGACACACACTAATTTATCAGCTATTTATTAGCGGATTTCTACCTTTGCAAGTGGTGCTACGACTGCAACGTTTGACTTATCAACGAATCCACCAGCTGTATTCACATCAAGACCTGAGAAACCAAACTTCTTGGTTAGACAGATTTGAAGGATTGGTAGATATCCCTGTAAGAACGGTTGCTGATCGATTACGAGTTGTAGGAAGCCACTCTCGATAGCAGTTGTTGTTGCAGGAGATACGTCGAATCCACCGAAGTAGACAGATCCTGCCTTCAAGTTTGCTGCCTTCATATATGTTGCTGCAGTAGCAGTTAAGCCACCGTGATCAGTAACAACAGCCTTCACATTAGGGTTCTTTGCCATGATTCCAGCAAATGTTGGACCGCCTGATGCAGGTGTTGTGTTGGTAGCTTGATCGATTTCCTGATAGATAACTTTAACCTTCAGTTTTTCGAAGCCATCAATTACACCAACTGTACGTTGACCGCGATCTCCGCCTTGACCCTTGAGGCCCCAAACGAATGCTGAGTCGCCAGCAGCAAGTTTTCCACGCTTAACCATTTCTGATGCTAGATCTACTCCAGCTTTGTAGTTAACCGCACCGACATAGCCAAATCCCTGTGTTGAATACTGGGCTTGTAGATCTGTAAGTGATGTGTTCAATGTTGTGACGATGATGCCTTTCTTGAAAGACTCCTCGACTAGTGGCTTAGCAGCTTCTGGTCCCATGAAGCCGTACATTGCAATGCCGTTTGGCTTAGTTGCAATAGCTTCTTTCCACTGGGTTACCATTTTTGCAGGATCCCAATCTGAGAAGTAGTACTTCACTGTTGGGCCTAGATCTCTTTGAGCTTGGCGATAACCGTTATAAACGTTATTTGCAAAGACACCACCTTGTGGACCACCAGGGAATGCGGCGATCTTTACACCTTTGCACCACTGGCCTGTTGCTGCTGCGTTTGCAGATGTTGCACTATTAAACGCAACAAGTGAAGAAGCTGCAAAGACAAGTGCAACAAAGCCAACTTTAGCTTTCTTGATTGACATTTATTCCTCCTAGAGTTTGAATCGTGAATCGACCCGCCCCTTTTATACTTCATACTTAATGGAGAAACAAGGGGTTTGCATCACGGCTGAGTAACGATTAGATAACTCCGCATAAAGCATCTTTAGGGCACTTCTGAGCGCACATTAATTGAGACTTATCGCTAAGAAAAAAAGAATGAATACCGCACCCCACTAGACAAACTCTTAGACCCTCCTGTAGGGCTTGCCTAGTACTCCTTACGGTTAATACGTTGCGCGCCCGCCTGAGATATCAAAGGTGAATCCTGTGGTGAAGGAACAAGCTGGTGATGCCATAAAGGCAATCATCTCAGCGACTTCTTCTGACTCCCCGATTCGACCCATCGGGATTCGAGAGATCATATATTTCATCGTATCTTCGGTTGTATTCTCGTTTATCGCTGTGCGAATTACCGCTGGGGCCAATGAGTTAATTACTACGCCAGATGCGGCAGCTTCCTTTGCTACACCTTTTACATAGCCAATTAATCCAGCCTTTGCAGTGTTATATGGCGACATTCCAGGGTTGCCTTCTTTGCCTGCAATAGAAACTACTTGCACAATGCGCCCATACTTGCGCTCTTTCATCAGTGGCATCACTGCTTGCGTAATCCAAATCGCACCAAAGAGATCGATTGTTAGTGGCTTGAGGAATTGTTCCCAGGTTATATCTTCTGTCTGCATTCCCGTTGGTCCCGTAATTCCACCGGCATTCACCACTGAATCAATTCGGCCGTGCTCTTTCTCAATAGCTTTAATCCTTTGACGTACATTTTCCTCAGAACCCAAATCAAAGATGTGATAAGCGGCGCTGGCGCCACTACTTTTTATCTCATCCACAACAGATTTCAAGCCAGTTTCGTTGACATCGAGTGCAATGACATGAGCACCACGGCGAGCAAGCAGAATAGCCGATGCTCGCCCGATGCCACTGGCAGCGCCAGTAACTACCGAGATCTGCCCAGCGAGTGATGTGAGGTCTTCGGTCATGATGAGCCCTTCGGTTTGGCGTAAAAAGTTTCATTCACCTATTGAGTATTTACGGCAATTTACACTAACTTGAATACAGTAGAAACCTTTTTGAGCGCTTATTTTAAGGGGCTGGCAGATGTCGACTAAAATCTCAGTGGAAGTCTTTGACGAGCGAAAATGCCTTCTCGGTGAAGGCCCTACATCTTCAGGACCAGGAAACAACCACGTGATGTGGGTCAATATTCTTGAGAACCAAGTCATGTGGCGCAACCTCGAAACTGGGATTGCAGGCGGCTACGACACCTCAGAGCATGTCTCCTTCGCTATTCCTCGCACGCATGGTGGTGAAGTTTTAGGAACTGTCAGTGGGCCGGTATTGCGAGGTCCGGACGGAAAAATTCACCAGCTACCAACACGATCAACTGTCGTAGGCGATGTAGATACAACTCCTACTCGCTGGAATGATGCAAAAGTTTCTCGCAACGGTGACCTGTGGCTTGGCACA contains:
- a CDS encoding SDR family NAD(P)-dependent oxidoreductase, with amino-acid sequence MTEDLTSLAGQISVVTGAASGIGRASAILLARRGAHVIALDVNETGLKSVVDEIKSSGASAAYHIFDLGSEENVRQRIKAIEKEHGRIDSVVNAGGITGPTGMQTEDITWEQFLKPLTIDLFGAIWITQAVMPLMKERKYGRIVQVVSIAGKEGNPGMSPYNTAKAGLIGYVKGVAKEAAASGVVINSLAPAVIRTAINENTTEDTMKYMISRIPMGRIGESEEVAEMIAFMASPACSFTTGFTFDISGGRATY